In one window of Miscanthus floridulus cultivar M001 chromosome 12, ASM1932011v1, whole genome shotgun sequence DNA:
- the LOC136497738 gene encoding crossover junction endonuclease EME1-like has protein sequence MASSVPVVDILDDDNGLAIASPPSCKRSLGSSGISSRDFLDAFSPSPPRQKRPLPAAEGPINLDDTPSPPKWRRSSVSIDLDDTPSPPKRQLSSVPKLPVLVVDEDVAPSAPGDAGTDRPDSIFDCAAFSESPETVVRSSAGLGSVDVEAPGFASPRSVRPPAAPGMSSAPPAQKGSGVISLISLDSDDESDDDIMNREPSINLSSNTQAMMCQKDDDAQHVQAKQKRQPAGKKLTKEEKDKLMQERKQKRQEDKLVKQALKDKLAKKKKMEKAIQKWESGKLALECITVEIDNSVIQRGSIGGPLLSSLTENGLSYEPTKNKISGSILWKLDVPDDIAQAFSDLKDSCDMNQNPLSQVKYVAIVLEAEEFCNLISNGSFFDHVQRVRDGYPGFTICYIINKLMNYVNKCEQSQYKNPSNTWRRPPVEEVLCKLATHYINVHSRQCIDEAEVVEHLVGLTSSLAKCKFRRPLTWLSVHANGAVIPKNFVHKNLAKNDTWLKALIAIPDIQPRYAIAIWKKYPCMRSLLNEYMDASKTVAEKERLLSDLKWEDRLGDECKRLGDKCSRRVYRMLMAQNGGLDTDDPEAGGRA, from the exons ATGGCGTCCTCCGTTCCCGTAGTCGACATCCTCGACGACGACAACGGCCTCGCCATTGCCTCCCCTCCCTCCTGCAAGCGGTCCCTCGGATCCTCGGGAATCTCCTCCCGCGACTTCCTCGACGCGTTCTCGCCGTCCCCGCCCCGGCAGAAGCGGCCTCTGCCCGCGGCGGAGGGCCCCATCAACCTCGACGACACCCCGTCCCCGCCAAAGTGGCGGCGCTCCTCGGTCTCCATCGACCTCGACGACACCCCGTCACCGCCAAAGCGGCAGCTCTCCTCGGTGCCCAAGCTGCCGGTTCTTGTGGTGGATGAGGACGTGGCGCCGTCAGCCCCTGGTGATGCTGGTACCGACAGGCCCGATTCTATCTTTGACTGCGCCGCTTTCTCCGAGTCACCGGAGACGGTTGTGCGCAGTTCTGCCGGCCTCGGCAGTGTTGATGTTGAGGCTCCGGGCTTCGCCTCCCCGCGCTCGGTTAGGCCACCTGCTGCCCCTGGCATGTCATCTGCTCCGCCGGCACAAAAAGGATCTG GAGTTATTTCTCTGATATCACTTGATAGTGACGATGAGTCGGATGATGACATCATGAACAGGGAGCCTTCAATCAATTTGTCAAGCAATACG CAAGCGATGATGTGCCAGAAGGACGATGATGCCCAACATGTGCAAGCGAAGCAGAAAAGACAACCG GCAGGGAAGAAactgacaaaggaggagaaagaCAAACTGatgcaagaaagaaaacaaaaacgACAG GAAGATAAACTAGTGAAGCAAGCTTTGAAAGATAAACTAGCTAAGAAGAAGAAAATGGAAAAAGCAATTCAGAAGTGGGAATCAGGGAAACTTGCCCTAGAATGTATTACTGTTGAGATTGACAACAGTGTTATCCAAAGGGGCTCCATTGGAG GTCCTCTTCTTTCAAGTTTGACAGAGAATGGTCTTTCCTATGAACCTACTAAGAATAAAATTAGTGGTTCAATTTTATGGAAGTTGGATGTTCCTGATGATATTGCTCAGGCGTTTTCCGATCTTAAAGATAGCTGTGATATG AACCAAAATCCATTGTCACAAGTGAAATATGTTGCAATTGTGCTTGAAGCCGAGGAATTTTGTAATCTTATAAGCAACGGATCGTTCTTTGATCATGTCCAAAGAGTTCGTGATGGATACCCAGGATTCACCATTTGCTACATCATTAATAAACTGATGAACTACGTCAACAAATG TGAGCAAAGTCAATACAAGAACCCTTCAAATACTTGGAGACGTCCACCAGTGGAAGAG GTTTTATGCAAACTGGCAACACACTATATTAATGTCCACTCAAGGCAATGCATAGATGAAGCTGAAGTAGTAGAGCACCTTGTTGGCCTTACGTCTAGTCTTGCAAAATGCAAATTCAG GAGACCACTAACATGGTTATCAGTGCATGCAAATGGTGCAGTTATCCCTAAAAATTTTGTTCATAAGAACCTGGCGAAGAACGACACCTG GTTAAAAGCTTTAATAGCGATTCCTGACATCCAGCCAAGATATGCTATTGCAATCTGGAAGAAGTATCCCTGTATGAGATCCCTTCTGAATGAATATATGGATGCCAGTAAAACT GTTGCCGAGAAGGAACGTCTGCTTAGCGACTTGAAGTGGGAAGATCGCCTGGGTGACGAATGCAAAAGGCTGGGTGACAAATGCTCTAGAAGGGTGTACAGAATGCTCATGGCACAAAACGGAGGCTTGGATACAGATGACCCCGAAGCAGGCGGTAGAGCTTAG